In Yarrowia lipolytica chromosome 1F, complete sequence, a genomic segment contains:
- a CDS encoding uncharacterized protein (Compare to YALI0F25113g, similar to Saccharomyces cerevisiae YKL070W, weakly similar to uniprot|Q98A31 Rhizobium loti transcriptional regulator), whose protein sequence is MYIPPYYNEPDLEVQQKLIKAEALGTLITHLQDDTATLPLQANYIPFTLVTGPEHGEYGTLRAHMHRINPQAKQLIHASKSGDPDALVAFTHTQAYVPPKYYVETKPSTGDVVPTWNFASVQCYGKVKVFYEKDETTRAFLMDQLNQLVDEQEALAGSKWKVSDASDSHLEKLLPKIIGIEIKITKQEGKFKMSQEKMGCGDKDGVIEGFAKDGNQEMSDCVKHACERRAERLAKR, encoded by the coding sequence ATGTACATTCCTCCCTACTACAACGAGCCCGACCTGGAGGTCCAGCAGAAGCTCATCAAGGCTGAGGCCCTGGGCACTCTCATCACCCACCTTCAGGACGATACCGCCACTCTACCTCTGCAGGCTAACTACATCCCCTTCACTCTTGTTACCGGCCCCGAGCATGGCGAATATGGCACCCTTCGAGCCCACATGCATCGAATCAACCCCCAAGCCAAACAGCTGATCCACGCCTCCAAGTCCGGAGATCCTGACGCCCTCGTTGCCTTCACCCACACCCAGGCCTACGTGCCTCCCAAGTATTACGTTGAAACCAAGCCATCTACCGGCGACGTGGTGCCTACATGGAACTTCGCCTCAGTCCAGTGCTACGGAAAAGTCAAGGTCTTCTACGAGAAAGACGAGACCACCCGAGCTTTCCTGATGGACCAGCTTAACCAGCTTGTCGATGAGCAGGAAGCGCTAGCCGGATCGAAATGGAAGGTGTCTGATGCCTCTGATAGCCACCTGGAGAAACTACTTCCCAAGATTATTGGTATCGAGATCAAAATCACCAAGCAGGAGGGAAAGTTCAAAATGTCCCAGGAAAAGATGGGTTGCGGAGACAAGGACGGAGTCATTGAAGGCTTTGCAAAGGACGGCAACCAGGAGATGAGCGATTGCGTGAAGCACGCTTGTGAACGACGAGCAGAGCGACTCGCTAAGCGATAA
- a CDS encoding uncharacterized protein (Compare to YALI0F25135g, uniprot|O74931 Yarrowia lipolytica Alternative NADH- dehydrogenase precursor) has translation MLRLRPAVRAVSVARSVALTRSLHVSVAKFNKIEGTAPAGLPKEVKQTAGHQGHHQEIPKPDENHPRRKKFHFWRSLWRLTYLSAIASLGYIGYRIYVIRNPSDQLPADPSKKTLVVLGSGWGSVSFLKKLDTSNYNVIVVSPRNYFLFTPLLPSCPTGTIEHRSIMEPIRGIIRHKQAECQYLEADATKIDHEKRIVTIRSAVSENSKEEVIKEIPFDYLVVGVGAMSSTFGIPGVQENACFLKEIPDAQQIRRTLMDCIEKAQFEKDPEVRKRLLHTVVVGGGPTGVEFAAELQDFFEDDLRKWIPDIRDDFKVTLVEALPNVLPSFSKKLIDYTEKTFSDEKISILTKTMVKSVDENVIRAEQTKGDGTKETLEMPYGTLVWATGNTVRPVVRELMSKIPAQKGSRRGLLVNEYLVVEGTEGIWALGDCSATKYAPTAQVASQEGSYLANLLNGIAKTEDLNNEITNLEKQSEHTFDEQERKNIFAQLESKSRKLRRSRAMLPFEYSHQGSLAYIGSDRAVADLSFNFWGIMNWSSGGTMTYYFWRSAYVSMCFSMRNKILVCIDWMKVRVFGRDISRE, from the coding sequence ATGCTCCGTCTCCGTCCAGCCGTCCGAGCGGTCTCCGTGGCTCGAAGCGTCGCTCTGACTCGCTCATTGCACGTCTCCGTCGCCAAGTTCAACAAAATCGAGGGAACCGCCCCCGCAGGTCTGCCCAAAGAGGTGAAGCAAACCGCTGGCCACCAGGGACACCACCAGGAGATCCCTAAGCCCGATGAGAACCACCCCCGACGAAAGAAGTTTCACTTCTGGCGATCATTGTGGCGCCTGACCTACCTTTCGGCCATTGCTTCTCTGGGATACATTGGCTACCGAATCTACGTCATTCGAAACCCCTCCGACCAGTTGCCCGCCGACCcctccaagaagacccTGGTGGTGCTGGGTTCCGGCTGGGGCTCCGTCTCCttcctcaagaagctcgatACTTCTAACTACAACGTCATTGTCGTCTCTCCCCGAAACTACTTCCTGTTCACCCCTCTACTGCCCTCTTGTCCCACCGGAACCATTGAGCACCGATCCATTATGGAGCCCATCCGAGGCATCATTCGACACAAGCAGGCCGAATGCCAGTACCTCGAGGCTGATGCTACCAAGATTGACCACGAGAAGCGAATTGTGACCATCCGATCCGCCGTCTCTGAGaactccaaggaggaggtcatcaaggagatccCCTTCGACTATCTTGTTGTCGGTGTTGGCGCCAtgtcctccacctttgGTATCCCCGGTGTCCAGGAGAACGCTTGCttcctcaaggagatcCCCGACGCCCAGCAGATTCGACGAACCCTCATGGATTGCATTGAGAAGGCCCAATTCGAGAAGGACCCTGAGGTCCGAAAGCGACTTCTGCACACTGTcgttgttggaggtggccCTACCGGTGTCGAGTTCGCTGCCGAGCTCCAGGACTTCTTCGAGGACGATCTCCGAAAGTGGATCCCCGATATCCGAGACGATTTCAAGGTTACTCTTGTCGAGGCTCTCCCCAACGTTCTGCCCTCTTtctccaagaagctcattgaCTACACCGAGAAAACCTTCTCTGACGAGAAGATCTCCATTCTGACCAAGACCATGGTTAAgtctgttgacgagaatgTGATCCGAGCCGAGCAGACCAAGGGTGACGGTACTAAGGAGACCCTTGAGATGCCTTACGGAACTCTTGTGTGGGCCACCGGTAACACTGTGCGACCTGTTGTTCGAGAGCTCATGTCCAAGATCCCTGCTCAGAAGGGCTCCCGACGAGGTCTTCTTGTCAACGAGTaccttgttgttgagggTACCGAGGGCATCTGGGCTCTTGGTGACTGTTCTGCCACCAAGTACGCACCCACTGCCCAGGTTGCCTCCCAGGAGGGATCCTACCTTGCTAACCTGCTCAACGGCATTGCTAAGACCGAGGACCTCAACAACGAGATCACCAACCTCGAGAAGCAGTCGGAGCACACCTTTGACGAGCAGGAGCGAAAGAACATCTTTGCTCAACTCGAGTCCAAGTCCCGAAAGCTGCGACGATCCAGAGCCATGCTGCCCTTCGAGTACTCTCACCAGGGTTCTCTGGCCTACATTGGTTCCGACCGAGCCGTTGCCGACCTGTCCTTCAACTTCTGGGGTATCATGAACTGGTCTTCCGGAGGAACCATGACCTACTACTTCTGGCGATCCGCCTACGTGTCCATGTGCTTCTCCATGCGAAACAAGATTCTTGTTTGCATTGATTGGATGAAGGTCCGAGTCTTCGGCCGTGATATCTCTCGAGAATAA
- a CDS encoding uncharacterized protein (Compare to YALI0F25157g, no similarity), with amino-acid sequence MITKRLLRFLLGPSFATNENTETESLALNHELLNAKHKILNSYGRSSLEAEKIVPPPTSAADLDALLDPAESNDYVDKWMRAWELGIIPEGIVRGIEMMGMWPLEVSWARYHTIGRSGGQTYWQLLKGTIHSGNPFPGFMASLAQSMVEEAISDQPDAGSYTWENGTMVKSEHKINIISVLKGNHTMAEIIPFALKHFTACIMSFPFFYYSSMQILGVYNNVDTPNNSPWGPSIAWLQNFYNPWTPALPNVGVMAVWHVSNYFLGLVGRTHLAEINKSHGQMGPEVAHHMPPFAVLYENFLRSSFIMRCMTSNLFGFFFFRFAVGKSFGDDLQIDFPDLCGAIAVDTVVRCGINHLYILSTWIIERSVYGADTEEEET; translated from the coding sequence ATGATCACGAAAAGGCTACTGCGGTTCCTGCTGGGGCCTAGTTTTGCCACCAATGAGAATACAGAAACAGAATCTCTTGCTCTCAACCACGAATTGCTCAACGCCAAACACAAGATTCTCAACAGCTATGGACGGTCTTCcctggaggccgagaagatTGTACCTCCTCCTACTTCAGCCGCTGATCTGGACGCTCTGCTTGATCCTGCCGAATCAAACGACTATGTCGACAAGTGGATGCGAGCCTGGGAACTCGGTATTATCCCTGAGGGGATTGTTAGAGGTATAGAGATGATGGGCATGTGGCCCCTGGAGGTATCTTGGGCTAGATACCACACAATTGGCAGATCCGGAGGACAAACATACTGGCAACTACTGAAGGGAACTATCCACAGCGGCAATCCGTTCCCCGGATTCATGGCTTCCCTGGCGCAGAGTATGGTGGAGGAAGCTATCTCAGACCAACCGGACGCAGGCTCGTATACGTGGGAGAACGGGACCATGGTCAAAAGCGAACACAAAATCAACATCATAAGCGTGCTCAAGGGCAACCACACAATGGCTGAAATCATCCCCTTTGCCCTGAAACACTTCACGGCCTGCATCATGTCATTCCCCTTCTTCTACTACTCCTCCATGCAGATTTTGGGGGTGTACAACAACGTCGACACCCCCAACAACTCGCCCTGGGGCCCGTCTATTGCCTGGCTGCAGAATTTCTACAACCCCTGGACTCCAGCTCTACCCAATGTCGGAGTCATGGCCGTCTGGCATGTATCCAACTACTTTCTTGGTCTGGTGGGTCGAACGCATCTGGCTGAAATCAACAAGTCTCACGGACAAATGGGACCCGAAGTGGCCCATCATATGCCTCCATTTGCGGTTTTATATGAGAACTTCCTTCGATCATCCTTCATCATGAGATGCATGACTTCCAATCTGTTTggtttcttctttttccgGTTTGCTGTCGGCAAATCTTTTGGGGATGACCTGCAGATTGATTTCCCAGATCTCTGCGGCGCTATTGCTGTTGATACCGTGGTTAGATGTGGTATCAACCACTTGTACATTCTGTCCACCTGGATTATTGAGAGATCTGTTTACGGGGCTGACacagaggaggaggagacgtAA
- a CDS encoding uncharacterized protein (Compare to YALI0F25179g, weakly similar to uniprot|Q08923 Saccharomyces cerevisiae YPL181w CTI6 transcription factor binding) — MHGWTPRPNSSSTHLLHQQQPNTMSARRSRRNFDDDTVEASSDSEGKKRKSRAADKAAAVPEEDEEVEDSDGLVESEEVTRCICGHEELHLDRAAKALEIDQGLFIQCDSCSVWQHGYCVGMYQESEVPDVYYCEKCRPDLHQIFLRPSGQTSIYNKSADDDEDEENEDGNDEGNGSRASVKEEELLPPKRQRSSRASSSTASDSGTGATRESARDPPRSNGEEPAAASGPRQQSGSTPEQGGKRGTGRSRRPDSAASAAGSADDGSEDISDATGEAGRDSTRSRRNSSSRREITTSSRRRNRDTYEETLKRVLQESAREAGKDKEVKEETTTSKNSTTNNNNATANNSSSSKKSSPETTGTASGAAAATNGTTNGSAAASGTSETPKRKREQELQAKSDMDGSDSMDSPVAKARKKRKTKTSVGAGGAANSPKPKETPEYNDERPSKPRVPHSRTTMSEMRRRVAAILEFIGRTQMDMASDQNKIGDQVVLSSTSADMMDGLTRKLLLWEQEYGRYGERR; from the coding sequence ATGCATGGCTGGACTCCCCGGCCAAATTCGTCCAGTACACATCTTTTacaccagcaacaaccaaacacaatgtCCGCTCGACGCTCGAGACGCAATTTTGATGACGACACGGTGGAAGCGTCCAGTGACAGCGAAGGCAAAAAGCGCAAGTCACGGGCCGCCGACAAAGCAGCAGCCGTACCTGaagaggatgaggaggtcGAGGACTCGGATGGACTGGTGGAGTCCGAGGAGGTTACACGGTGCATTTGTGGCCACGAAGAGTTGCATCTGGACCGggctgccaaggctctggaaaTTGATCAGGGTCTGTTTATCCAGTGTGATTCTTGCTCTGTGTGGCAGCATGGCTACTGTGTGGGCATGTACCAGGAGTCTGAAGTTCCCGATGTCTATTACTGTGAGAAATGCCGACCCGACCTCCATCAGATTTTCCTACGGCCAAGCGGCCAGACGTCCATCTACAACAAGTCtgccgacgacgatgaagacgaagaaAACGAGGATGGCAACGATGAAGGCAATGGTAGCCGGGCTTCGgtcaaagaagaagagctcctCCCGCCAAAGCGTCAGCGCAGCAGCCGAGCGTCTTCTTCGACAGCCTCAGACAGCGGCACTGGTGCAACACGCGAGTCTGCCCGCGACCCTCCCCGAAGCAATGGAGAGGAGCCTGCAGCTGCTAGTGGCCCCAGACAACAGTCCGGGTCCACCCCCGAGCAGGGAGGAAAGCGAGGTACGGGTAGAAGTCGACGTCCcgattctgctgcttctgccgCTGGCTCTGCTGATGATGGCTCTGAAGACATCTCTGACGCAACTGGCGAGGCAGGCCGTGACTCAACTCGCAGCAGACGCAATTCGAGCTCTCGTCGTGAGATAACCACCTCGTCGCGACGTCGCAACAGAGACACATATGAGGAGACTCTCAAGCGGGTGCTTCAGGAGAGCGCCCGCGAAGCAggcaaggacaaggaggtcaaAGAGGAAACCACAACGAGCAAGAACTCTACGACCAACAACAATAACGCCACagccaacaacagcagcagtagcAAAAAGTCATCGCCTGAGACTACTGGCACTGcttctggagcagcagctgcaacAAATGGAACAACCAACgggtcagcagcagcctcgggAACGTCGGAAACGCCGAAGCGGAAACGCGAACAGGAACTCCAGGCAAAGTCGGATATGGACGGCAGCGACTCGATGGACTCGCCTGTGGCCAAGGCCCGGAAAAAGCGCAAGACAAAGACGTCGGTgggtgctggaggagcagccaACTCGCCGAAGCCGAAGGAGACACCCGAATACAATGACGAGCGGCCATCCAAGCCACGGGTACCTCATTCACGAACTACAATGAGCGAGATGCGACGACGGGTAGCTGCGATACTGGAATTTATTGGCCGCACACAGATGGACATGGCCAGTGACCAGAACAAGATTGGAGATCAGGTGGTGCTTAGCTCCACCTCTGCAGATATGATGGATGGACTAACTCGCAAGCTGCTTCTGTGGGAACAGGAGTACGGTAGATATGGCGAGCGAAGGTGA
- a CDS encoding uncharacterized protein (Compare to YALI0F25201g, similar to Saccharomyces cerevisiae YKL069W; ancestral locus Anc_2.614, similar to uniprot|P36088 Saccharomyces cerevisiae YKL069w unknown function): MVHADYSRFSSESKSELYDTMASNVEALVDGQTNWVANLSNASSIIWHGLKSLPEPSSDINWAGFYVIDPKKSEQLILGPFHGQVACQEIPLGKGVCGVAAKEQKTQLVKNVEEFPGHIACDGVTKSEIVVPIVLNGKLFGVIDIDCASLEGFDEVDQQGLEKIALILAKSCEW, encoded by the coding sequence ATGGTCCATGCCGATTACTCTCGATTCTCGTCGGAATCAAAGTCCGAATTGTACGACACCATGGCCTCCAATGTGGAAGCTCTAGTTGATGGTCAGACCAATTGGGTGGCTAATCTTTCCAATGCCTCGTCGATCATCTGGCACGGTCTCAAATCGCTCCCCGAGCCATCCAGCGACATCAACTGGGCCGGCTTCTACGTGATTGATCCTAAGAAGTCTGAACAGCTGATTTTGGGACCTTTCCATGGTCAGGTTGCATGTCAGGAGATCCCTCTGGGCAAGGGAGTGTGTGGAGttgctgccaaggagcagaagacCCAACTGGTCAAGAATGTGGAGGAGTTTCCCGGGCACATTGCATGCGACGGAGTCACCAAGAGCGAGATTGTAGTTCCCATTGTGTTGAACGGTAAGCTCTTCGGTGTCATTGATATTGACTGTGCCAGTCTAGAGGGATTCGACGAGGTGGACCAGCAGGgactggagaagattgccTTGATTCTGGCGAAGTCTTGTGAGTGGTAG
- a CDS encoding uncharacterized protein (Compare to YALI0F25223g, weakly similar to uniprot|P22804 Saccharomyces cerevisiae YIL004c BET1 transport protein, similar to Saccharomyces cerevisiae BET1 (YIL004C); ancestral locus Anc_7.135), with amino-acid sequence MTSRHQLFASSAQYGSPASSQASSRINTPQPPQPYAGSSSSFGEAKPYVPEQEEYDPKSHKQYSTSMLSQLESQNDEQMEGLSAKVQLLKDVTSKIGVEIRDSSHLLNNLEDTFENASTKLKGTFKRMMIMADNSGIGWRVWLGLFAFIFLCFFFVWVR; translated from the exons ATGACCTCAAG ACATCAACTCTTTGCCTCCTCGGCACAATACGGATCACCAGCCTCCAGCcaggcttcttctcgaatCAACACCCCTCAACCTCCACAGCCGTACGCCGGGTCGTCTTCGTCCTTTGGAGAGGCCAAGCCCTACGTTcccgagcaggaggagtacGATCCTAAAAGCCACAAGCAGTACTCGACGTCGATGCTGTCGCAGTTGGAGTCCCAGAACGACGAGCAAATGGAGGGTCTGTCTGCTAAGGTGCAGCTGCTGAAGGACGTGACCAGCAAGATCGGAGTGGAGATCCGGGACTCCAGCCacctgctcaacaacctggAGGACACTTTTGAAAATGCATCCACGAAACTCAAGGGCACCTTCAAGCGAATGATGATCATGGCCGACAACAGCGGTATTGGCTGGAGAGTCTGGCTCGGTCTCTTCGCCTTCATTTTCCTGTGTTTCTTCTTTGTTTGGGTGAGATGA
- a CDS encoding uncharacterized protein (Compare to YALI0F25245g, weakly similar to uniprot|Q9HEE0 Neurospora crassa NCU03807.1 hypothetical protein): protein MIPSKHTTIKDLDIVTYAFNDKIFVNIHSKGAYTRSYYVPLRLSPGNQFFAHTEYDDEGEDISNLPLTHLTPMSLIGGSNADTLGQIIAVQVASQVVKDSPTEVRTVFVSIGRVSQDDYDDVLEGVKLCRVW, encoded by the coding sequence ATGATCCCTTCAAAACACACGACTATCAAAGATCTAGACATTGTCACCTATGCATTCAACGACAAGATCTTCGTCAATATCCACAGCAAAGGAGCATACACTAGATCATACTATGTTCCCCTAAGACTATCTCCAGGCAATCAGTTCTTTGCACATACCGAATATGACGACGAAGGCGAAGACATCAGCAATCTGCCACTCACTCATCTCACTCCCATGTCGCTAATTGGAGGCTCCAATGCTGACACATTGGGTCAGATCATAGCTGTCCAGGTGGCGTCCCAGGTAGTCAAGGACTCGCCCACAGAGGTGCGAactgtgtttgtgtccatcGGCCGAGTCAGTCAGGACGACTACGACGACGTTCTTGAGGGAGTCAAGCTTTGCCGTGTTTGGTAA
- a CDS encoding uncharacterized protein (Compare to YALI0F25267g, similar to uniprot|Q07953 Saccharomyces cerevisiae YLR022c unknown function, similar to Saccharomyces cerevisiae SDO1 (YLR022C); ancestral locus Anc_5.198), with translation MAGIQQPSGQIKLTNVALVRLKKGRKRFEIACYQNKVQDWRKGVETDLDEVLQIPQVFVNVGKGQTAPRDDMKAAFGHTDQDKIILEILNTGELQLGEKERQQQSNQLQTEIIQLVSQKCVNSKTKRPYTATMIEKALIGELKFNIVPKKSAKIQAMDAIKLLVEKQIIPIARARMRIRVTGDVKKLGLGEKLKTDMGATVEEETHDELVCSIDPGQFRPVNEFVLAEVKGKCKVEVMEVAVQN, from the coding sequence ATGGCCGGAATTCAGCAACCATCCGGACAGATCAAACTGACCAACGTGGCTCTTGTGCGACTCAAGAAGGGCCGAAAGCGATTCGAGATCGCTTGTTACCAAAACAAGGTCCAGGACTGGCGTAAGGGAGTGGAAACCGACCTTGATGAGGTTCTTCAGATCCCTCAAGTCTTTGTCAATGTCGGTAAGGGACAAACTGCGCCTCGAGACGACATGAAGGCCGCCTTTGGACATACTGACCAGGACAAGAtcattctggagattctcaaTACCGGAGAACTCCAGCTTggagagaaggagcgacagcagcagagcaaCCAGCTGCAAACGGAGATCATCCAGCTTGTGTCGCAAAAATGtgtcaactccaagacCAAGCGACCTTATACTGCAACCATGATTGAGAAGGCTCTGATTGGAGAGCTCAAGTTCAACATTGTGCCCAAGAAATCCGCCAAGATCCAGGCCATGGATgccatcaagctgctggtggagaagcagATCATTCCCATTGCTCGAGCTCGTATGCGAATTCGAGTGACTGGCGatgtcaagaagctgggGCTAGgagagaagctcaagaccGATATGGGAGCCACagtcgaggaggagacccaCGACGAGCTGGTCTGCTCCATTGATCCTGGTCAGTTCCGACCCGTGAACGAGTTTGTTTTGGCTGAGGTCAAGGGCAAGTGCAAGGTCGAGGTCATGGAGGTTGCTGTTCAGAATTAG
- a CDS encoding uncharacterized protein (Compare to YALI0F25289g, highly similar to uniprot|P22202 Saccharomyces cerevisiae YER103w SSA4 heat shock protein of HSP70 family): MPNTSVGIDLGTTYSCVAHFANDRVEIIANDQGNRTTPSFVAFTDTERLIGDAAKNQAAMNPSNTVFDAKRLIGRKFSDPEVQNDAKHFPFKIVDKGGKPNIEVEFKGETKVFTPEEISSMILTKMKETAEGYLGGKVTDAVITVPAYFNDSQRQATKDAGLIAGLNVQRIINEPTAAAIAYGLDKKEAGERNVLIFDLGGGTFDVSLLSIEDGIFEVKATAGDTHLGGEDFDNRLVNHFVQEFKRKHKKDISTNQRALRRLRTACERAKRTLSSSAQTSIEIDSLYEGIDFYTSITRARFEELCQDLFRGTLEPVEKVLRDSKIDKSAVNEIVLVGGSTRIPKVQKLVSDFFNGKEPNRSINPDEAVAYGAAVQAAILSGDTSSSTQDLLLLDVAPLSLGIETAGGVMTKLIPRNSTIPTKKSETFSTYADNQPGVLIQVFEGERAQTKDNNILGKFELSGIPPAPRGVPQIEVTFDVDANGILNVSAVEKGTGKTQQITITNDKGRLSKEDIERMVNDAEKYKEQDEAEAARIAAKNGLESYAYSLKNTLSEEKFKEKVDEADREKLEKAINETIEFLDSTQSGATEEYSDKQKELEGVANPILMKFYGAEGGAPGGMPGAGGPGGFPGAGAGGAPPPGAGGEGPTVEEVD, translated from the coding sequence atGCCTAACACATCTGTAGGAATTGACCTGGGAACCACATACTCTTGTGTGGCTCACTTTGCCAACGACCGAGTCGAGATCATCGCCAACGACCAGGGTAACCGAACCACCCCCTCGTTCGTTGCCTTCACTGATACCGAGCGACTCATTGGTGATGCCGCCAAGAATCAGGCCGCCATGAACCCCTCCAACACTGTCTTCGACGCCAAGCGACTCATTGGCCGAAAGTTCTCTGACCCCGAGGTCCAGAACGATGCCAAGCACTTCCCCTTCAAGATTGTTGACAAGGGAGGAAAGCCCAACATCGAGGTGGAGTTCAAGGGTGAGACCAAGGTCTTCACCCCCGAGGAGATCTCTTCCATGATCCTCACTAAGATGAAGGAGACCGCTGAGGGCTACCTCGGTGGAAAGGTCACTGATGCCGTCATCACTGTCCCTGCTTACTTCAACGACTCCCAGCGACAGGCTACCAAGGACGCTGGTCTTATTGCCGGTCTCAACGTCCAGCGAATCATCAACGAGCCTACCGCAGCTGCCATTGCCTACGgtctggacaagaaggaggctggtGAGCGAAACGTTCTCATCTTCGATCTTGGTGGAGGAACTTTCGATGTCTCCCTCCTCTCTATCGAGGATGGTATTTtcgaggtcaaggccaccGCTGGTGACACCCatcttggtggtgaggaTTTTGATAACCGACTCGTCAACCACTTCGTCCAGGAGTTCAAGCGTAAGCACAAGAAGGAtatctccaccaaccagcGAGCTCTCCGACGATTGCGAACCGCTTGTGAGCGAGCCAAGCGAACCCTGTCTTCTTCCGCCCAGACCTCCATCGAGATCGACTCTCTCTACGAGGGTATTGACTtctacacctccatcacccGAGCCCGATTCGAGGAGCTCTGTCAGGATCTCTTCCGAGGTACTCTCGAGCCCGTCGAGAAGGTCCTCCGAGACTCCAAGATCGACAAGTCCGCCGTCAACGAGATCGTTCTTGTCGGTGGTTCCACTCGAATCCCCAAGGTCCAGAAGCTTGTCTCTGACTTCTTCAACGGTAAGGAGCCCAACCGATCCATCAACCCCGATGAGGCTGTTGCCTACGGTGCTGCCGTCCAGGCCGCTATCCTCTCCGGAGATacttcttcctccactcaggatcttctccttctcgatgttgctcctctctctcttggTATTGAGACTGCCGGTGGTGTTATGACCAAGCTCATCCCCCGAAACTCCACCATCCCCACCAAGAAGTCCgagaccttctccacttACGCTGACAACCAGCCCGGTGTCCTGATTCAGGTCTTCGAGGGTGAGCGAGCCCAGACCAAGGATAACAACATCCTTGGTAAGTTCGAGCTGTCCGGCATTCCCCCTGCTCCCCGAGGTGTCCCCCAGATTGAGGTCACCTTCGACGTCGACGCCAACGGTATCCTCAACGTTTCCGCTGTTGAGAAGGGTACCGGTAAGACTCAGCAGATCACTATCACCAACGATAAAGGCCGACTTTCCAAGGAGGATATTGAGCGAATGGTCAACGATGCTgagaagtacaaggagCAAGAtgaggccgaggctgctcgaATCGCCGCCAAGAATGGTCTCGAGTCCTACGCCTACTCTCTCAAGAACACCCTCTCCGAAGAGAagttcaaggagaaggtTGACGAGGCTGACCGAgagaagctcgagaagGCCATCAACGAGACCATTGAGTTCCTTGACTCTACCCAGTCTGGTGCTACTGAGGAGTACTCcgacaagcagaaggagcttgAGGGTGTTGCCAACCCTATCCTCATGAAGTTCTACGGAGCCGAGGGTGGTGCTCCCGGCGGAATGCCTGGTGCCGGTGGCCCCGGTGGCTTCCccggtgctggtgctggaggtgctcctcctcccggCGCTGGCGGCGAGGGCCCCACTGTCGAGGAGGTCGACTAA